The genomic region GGACCCGTTTCGCCAAGGGTAAAGTAAAGGTTCCGATCCCGCAATAGGCATCGATCGCCAGTTCGTCGCCGCGCAAATTCAGCCGTTCGAGGACGCGATCGAATAACGCTTCCGCCGTTTCCGTATTGACCTGAAAAAACGTATCCGCCCGAACCTGGAGTTTGACCCCGGCAAACTGTTCGGTCAAGGCATCCCGTCCGCTCACCGTGCGGGTTTCGTTGCCTAAAATGGCATTTGTTCGCCGGGAATTGCGATTGAGACAGACGCCGACGAGGGAGGGATAGCGATCGCGCCACTGCTGCGCCTGAGCTTCGATCTCGGGAACGTCCCAATCAGTCACCACCAAGGTTAACAAGATTTCCCCACTTCGCCGACCGATTTGCAGGGATAGGTGACGCAACAGACCACGATGGGTTTGGCTGTTGTAAATCGACCAGCCCCGATCTTGGATATCTTGCTTGACTTGGGCTAAAAGCGGATTGAGGCGCGGATCTTGTACCGGACATTGGTTTAAGTTAACCAGGCGGTGACTACCTTTGCGGTAATAGCCCGCTTGTACGCGCCCTTGGGACGACAGCGAGAGGGGATAGGTCGCTTTGTTGCGATAACCCAAAGGGGACGGGGATTCGTCGTCGGTGTGGGGGACGAGAACGGGTTCTACGGGAGGGTTGGGAATGCCGCCAATGCGGGCGATCGCCTCCCGGACCAGTTGGCGTTTGGTTTCGAGTTGGAATTCGTAAGCGACATGCTGCCACTGACAGCCCCCGCATTTATCTGCGACGATACAACGGGGACGGGTTCGGCGATCGGACGGTTCGATCAGGCGGTGG from Oxynema aestuarii AP17 harbors:
- the rlmD gene encoding 23S rRNA (uracil(1939)-C(5))-methyltransferase RlmD, translating into MNQPSLSPHSQDDSWRQGQLIEIEIVDLSDTSEGVGRWGSRVVFVPDTVTGDRAEVRLVHVKPNFARGQLHRLIEPSDRRTRPRCIVADKCGGCQWQHVAYEFQLETKRQLVREAIARIGGIPNPPVEPVLVPHTDDESPSPLGYRNKATYPLSLSSQGRVQAGYYRKGSHRLVNLNQCPVQDPRLNPLLAQVKQDIQDRGWSIYNSQTHRGLLRHLSLQIGRRSGEILLTLVVTDWDVPEIEAQAQQWRDRYPSLVGVCLNRNSRRTNAILGNETRTVSGRDALTEQFAGVKLQVRADTFFQVNTETAEALFDRVLERLNLRGDELAIDAYCGIGTFTLPLAKRVRRAIGLEVSDASIACARANAELNDLNNVEFYQGAVETLLSQPESLGLTEDRPPDLVLLDPPRKGCDRAVLESLLDLRPRQLVYISCKPATLARDLKILCEGGYRLTTVQPADFFPQTSHVEAAAFLEWGVGGS